One window of the Natronomonas marina genome contains the following:
- a CDS encoding pyridoxamine 5'-phosphate oxidase family protein, whose translation MSDTESTAMDDDERDAFLGTGGTGVISFPDSEEEPPYSVPISYGYDQSESVFYFRISVAPDSEKGEVAGRPVTFVTYGQVDDVWRSVVVKGRLEETREDSVATESLAGLRQVHIPLVDIFGRPAKDVPFEFYRLVPDEMTARKESSTAI comes from the coding sequence ATGAGCGATACGGAGTCGACAGCAATGGATGACGACGAGCGTGACGCGTTTCTCGGGACCGGCGGCACCGGTGTCATCTCCTTTCCCGACTCGGAGGAGGAGCCGCCGTACTCCGTGCCGATCTCCTACGGCTACGACCAGTCGGAATCGGTCTTCTACTTCCGGATTTCCGTCGCCCCCGATAGCGAGAAGGGGGAGGTCGCCGGCCGTCCCGTCACGTTCGTGACCTACGGGCAGGTGGACGACGTCTGGCGGAGCGTCGTCGTGAAGGGGCGCCTGGAAGAGACTCGGGAAGACTCGGTCGCCACCGAGTCCTTGGCGGGACTCCGGCAGGTCCACATCCCGCTCGTGGACATCTTCGGCCGCCCCGCGAAGGACGTCCCGTTCGAGTTCTACCGACTCGTCCCAGACGAGATGACCGCCCGAAAGGAGTCGAGCACCGCGATCTAG
- the trxA gene encoding thioredoxin, translating to MSADSTSETDAGTPGEPVHVNGQADLDDAVEEYDVVLADFYADWCGPCKMLEPVVETLAAETGAAVAKIDVDANQRLATTYGVRGVPTLVLFAGGEKVEEIVGVQSEDQLRSLVERYLNR from the coding sequence ATGTCAGCAGACAGTACATCCGAGACGGATGCCGGAACGCCCGGCGAGCCGGTTCACGTGAACGGACAGGCGGACCTCGACGACGCGGTCGAGGAGTACGACGTCGTCCTCGCGGACTTCTACGCCGACTGGTGTGGACCCTGCAAGATGCTCGAACCGGTCGTCGAGACCCTCGCCGCCGAGACGGGGGCGGCGGTGGCCAAGATCGACGTCGACGCCAACCAGCGGCTCGCCACCACCTACGGCGTCCGCGGCGTTCCGACGCTCGTCCTCTTCGCCGGCGGCGAGAAGGTCGAAGAGATAGTCGGGGTCCAAAGCGAAGACCAACTGCGGTCGCTCGTCGAGCGGTACCTGAACCGGTAG
- a CDS encoding helix-turn-helix domain-containing protein, which produces MPDSMSEQLQQDMECEGLLECFHGLKQLDREVFQALVNTGEPLTVDEIAETVDRERSTAYRAVQRLLQAGFIQKEQVNYDQGGYYHVYEPTDPSNIADDMQRLLNDWYAKMGQLIQEFETKYEEQDATTPSVEG; this is translated from the coding sequence ATGCCAGATTCGATGTCCGAACAACTCCAGCAGGACATGGAGTGTGAGGGGCTGCTGGAGTGTTTCCACGGGCTCAAGCAGCTCGACAGGGAGGTCTTCCAGGCGCTCGTGAACACCGGAGAACCGCTCACAGTCGACGAGATCGCCGAAACGGTCGATCGGGAACGGTCCACCGCCTACCGGGCCGTCCAGCGGCTCCTCCAGGCCGGGTTCATCCAGAAGGAACAGGTGAACTACGACCAGGGCGGTTACTACCACGTTTACGAGCCGACGGACCCGTCGAACATCGCCGACGACATGCAGCGGCTTCTCAACGACTGGTACGCCAAGATGGGCCAGCTCATCCAGGAGTTCGAGACGAAGTACGAAGAGCAGGACGCGACGACGCCGTCGGTCGAAGGGTAA
- a CDS encoding sulfite exporter TauE/SafE family protein — protein MEVFGIAASLLVTFTGFGLLIGLLFGFFGMGGSFLVTPALLVMGYETDVAVASGLAFVFGTSVIATLKHRDLGQVDYKLGLLMIAGTTAGIEVGKEGLHLLQSMGLADTVVSVAYVALLGGIGLFITHRALTDGGGGVSHDVESDGGFDEEDLPEIARKIQSYEVPPMISLRGGVTVSLWMILVVAFATGLLSGFLGVGGGFIRMPALFYLIGVPVPVAVGTDLFEIVFSGGIGSFLYALDGAVDLAIVAPLLAGSALGARVGAAATSIVDEDEIKVYFGVMLLLGAIAVAVRKIGGVLEMPVLDTVALVIILGAALLVSGAVVYSSVRELRATPTDGETVTAD, from the coding sequence ATGGAGGTGTTCGGCATCGCTGCATCACTGCTGGTGACGTTCACCGGATTCGGCCTGCTCATCGGGCTGCTGTTCGGTTTCTTCGGGATGGGCGGCTCCTTCCTCGTGACGCCGGCCCTGCTCGTGATGGGGTACGAGACGGACGTCGCGGTGGCGTCCGGTCTCGCCTTCGTCTTCGGGACGTCGGTCATCGCGACGCTGAAACACCGCGACCTCGGGCAGGTCGACTACAAACTCGGACTGTTAATGATCGCCGGCACCACCGCCGGCATCGAGGTCGGTAAGGAGGGACTCCACCTGCTGCAGTCGATGGGTCTCGCCGACACGGTCGTCAGCGTCGCGTACGTCGCCCTGCTCGGCGGCATCGGTCTCTTCATCACCCACCGGGCGCTCACCGACGGCGGTGGCGGCGTCAGCCACGACGTCGAGAGCGACGGTGGATTCGACGAGGAGGACCTCCCCGAGATCGCCAGGAAGATCCAGTCCTACGAGGTCCCCCCGATGATATCCCTCCGTGGCGGCGTCACCGTGTCGCTGTGGATGATCCTCGTGGTCGCGTTCGCCACCGGGTTGCTGTCGGGCTTTCTCGGCGTCGGCGGCGGTTTCATCCGGATGCCCGCACTGTTCTACCTCATCGGCGTTCCGGTCCCCGTCGCGGTCGGGACCGACCTCTTCGAGATCGTCTTCTCGGGCGGCATCGGGAGCTTCCTCTACGCCCTCGACGGGGCGGTCGACCTCGCCATCGTCGCTCCCCTGCTGGCGGGGAGCGCCCTCGGCGCCCGGGTCGGCGCCGCGGCGACGAGCATCGTCGACGAGGACGAGATCAAGGTGTACTTCGGCGTGATGCTGCTGCTCGGCGCAATTGCCGTCGCGGTCCGGAAGATCGGTGGCGTCCTCGAGATGCCCGTTCTCGACACGGTCGCGCTGGTCATCATCCTCGGTGCAGCCCTCCTGGTCAGCGGTGCCGTCGTCTACAGTTCCGTCCGCGAACTCCGGGCCACGCCCACCGACGGCGAGACCGTCACGGCCGACTGA
- a CDS encoding DUF7512 family protein, translating to MIGIESFGGWTQAGRVIGLVLVEAIVLYVGYGLLESVVGPTITDAIRGD from the coding sequence ATGATCGGTATTGAATCGTTCGGCGGCTGGACTCAGGCCGGGAGAGTCATCGGACTCGTCCTGGTGGAAGCCATCGTACTGTACGTCGGCTACGGGCTACTCGAGAGCGTCGTGGGACCGACCATCACCGACGCGATCAGGGGTGACTGA
- a CDS encoding inorganic phosphate transporter: protein MEPSVVALFLVAGLASLFMAWVIGAGSSGATPFAPAVGANAIPTMRAAFVVGVFSFAGAVVQGANVSQTVGGGLIGGVGLPATAVIVVLTIGAGLMAFGIRTGYPIATAFTVTGAVVGVGLALGGTPVWPKYLQIGAVWVLTPFVGGGLAYAIARVLPRGDVPERYSIPLLAGLVGVVVANVQFAYLGPGGTAGSLVGLGRRTMQAEGVAFSVAVSLFVAAGVAGVVTWDVRRDTAGGLRRVLLALGSLVAFSAGGSQVGLAVGPLVPLLDDLEAIPVLAILTGGGAGMLVGAWTGAPRMIKSLAQDYSSLGPRRSIAALVPSFLIAQLAVLLGVPVSFNEIVVSAIIGSGAAVGGGDAVDARKILVTVGSWAGSLLLAFAVGYAAVLLLPMG, encoded by the coding sequence ATGGAACCGTCAGTAGTCGCGCTGTTTCTGGTTGCCGGACTGGCGAGTCTGTTCATGGCGTGGGTCATCGGCGCCGGTTCCAGCGGTGCGACGCCGTTCGCCCCGGCGGTCGGCGCCAACGCCATCCCGACGATGCGGGCCGCCTTCGTCGTCGGCGTCTTCAGTTTCGCGGGCGCCGTCGTACAGGGCGCGAACGTCTCGCAAACGGTCGGTGGCGGCCTGATCGGTGGGGTGGGCCTTCCCGCGACGGCCGTCATCGTCGTCCTGACCATCGGCGCCGGTCTCATGGCGTTCGGGATAAGGACGGGCTATCCCATCGCGACGGCATTCACCGTCACCGGCGCGGTCGTCGGCGTCGGACTCGCGCTCGGCGGCACGCCCGTCTGGCCGAAGTACCTCCAGATCGGCGCCGTCTGGGTGCTGACGCCGTTCGTCGGCGGCGGACTCGCCTACGCCATCGCGCGCGTCCTCCCGCGGGGAGACGTGCCGGAACGGTACAGCATTCCCCTGCTGGCCGGACTCGTCGGCGTCGTCGTCGCGAACGTCCAGTTCGCCTACCTCGGGCCGGGCGGAACGGCGGGATCCCTCGTCGGTCTCGGTCGGCGAACGATGCAGGCCGAGGGCGTCGCGTTCTCGGTCGCCGTCTCGCTTTTCGTCGCCGCCGGGGTCGCCGGGGTCGTGACGTGGGACGTTCGCCGCGACACCGCCGGCGGACTGCGGCGGGTGCTGCTGGCGCTCGGCTCGCTCGTCGCCTTCTCGGCGGGCGGTAGCCAGGTCGGGCTGGCGGTCGGGCCGCTCGTCCCCCTCCTCGACGACCTGGAGGCGATTCCCGTCCTGGCGATCCTCACGGGCGGCGGCGCCGGGATGCTCGTCGGCGCCTGGACGGGCGCGCCCCGGATGATAAAGTCGCTGGCACAGGACTACTCCTCGCTCGGACCCCGTCGGTCCATCGCCGCGCTCGTGCCGTCGTTCCTGATAGCACAGCTGGCGGTCCTGCTCGGCGTCCCCGTCTCGTTCAACGAGATCGTCGTCAGCGCCATCATCGGGAGCGGGGCGGCGGTCGGCGGCGGCGACGCCGTCGACGCCAGGAAGATACTCGTGACGGTGGGGTCGTGGGCCGGGTCGCTCCTCTTGGCGTTCGCCGTCGGCTACGCCGCGGTCCTCCTGCTTCCGATGGGGTGA
- a CDS encoding YeeE/YedE family protein, with amino-acid sequence MADRHPLFKPLILVGGLIFGFGLGFSHMARPEVVLNFLQFEDLGLVFVMFGAATVTGIAFAVMPRIREGAPLTGDRYERRLKPFDRNVVIGGAIFGVGWGLSGICPGAAYASLGVGNVTILWALAGMFLGAYAQGVWRSKTTGTDPATAGAD; translated from the coding sequence ATGGCGGACCGACATCCGCTGTTCAAGCCGCTGATACTTGTCGGCGGCCTGATATTCGGGTTCGGTCTCGGCTTCAGCCACATGGCGAGGCCGGAGGTCGTGTTGAACTTCCTCCAGTTCGAGGACCTCGGACTGGTGTTCGTCATGTTCGGCGCGGCCACCGTCACCGGCATCGCCTTCGCGGTGATGCCACGAATCCGAGAGGGCGCGCCGCTGACCGGCGACCGCTACGAGCGTCGGCTGAAGCCGTTCGACAGGAACGTGGTCATCGGCGGCGCCATCTTCGGCGTCGGCTGGGGGCTGTCGGGCATCTGTCCCGGCGCCGCCTACGCCAGCCTCGGCGTCGGCAACGTGACCATCCTGTGGGCGCTGGCCGGGATGTTCCTCGGCGCGTACGCACAGGGCGTCTGGCGGAGCAAAACGACGGGAACCGACCCCGCGACGGCCGGCGCGGACTAA
- a CDS encoding YeeE/YedE family protein, protein MVADLLAVQVAAELFPNGVSRYAVGGLLVGLGAVVIYLGTGIPVGASTFLESTLSYISDRRRFQQYVASRDWRVVFTLGIVLGAALFAATVQSGVVTTSLYEPGTTGQLYEVAGVTLWSTDVQPWRLFFGGILVGIGTRVGKGCTSGHGVCGVGSASKTSLVGVVTFILVAIGTAQLVSALGVSP, encoded by the coding sequence ATGGTGGCTGACTTACTCGCCGTGCAGGTGGCCGCCGAACTGTTCCCCAACGGGGTCAGTCGCTACGCCGTCGGTGGGCTGCTGGTCGGTCTCGGAGCCGTCGTGATTTATCTGGGAACGGGCATTCCGGTCGGTGCGAGTACGTTCCTCGAATCGACGCTCTCGTACATCTCGGACCGGCGGCGGTTCCAGCAGTACGTCGCCTCCCGGGACTGGCGCGTCGTGTTCACGCTCGGCATCGTCCTCGGTGCGGCGCTGTTCGCGGCGACGGTCCAGTCCGGCGTCGTCACGACGTCGCTGTACGAACCCGGCACCACCGGCCAGCTGTACGAGGTCGCCGGCGTGACGCTGTGGTCGACCGACGTACAGCCGTGGCGGCTGTTCTTCGGTGGCATTCTGGTCGGCATCGGCACCCGAGTCGGCAAGGGGTGTACGTCCGGCCACGGCGTCTGCGGCGTCGGGTCGGCCTCGAAGACGTCCCTCGTCGGCGTGGTGACGTTCATCCTGGTCGCCATCGGAACGGCACAGCTCGTCTCCGCACTGGGGGTGAGTCCGTAA
- a CDS encoding MBL fold metallo-hydrolase codes for MDAEDFPTPDADVESIAPETLKGRIDSDETVTLLDARMTSEYEEWHIDGENVTSVNVPYFEFLDEDIDEDVLESIPEDREVTVLCAKGGASEYVAGTLVERGYDVNHLEDGMNGWARVYEAVEVTGYDGSGTLLQYQRPSSGCLGYLLYDDGEAAVVDPLRAFTDRYLEDAADLGVDLEYALDTHVHADHISGVRALAAAGVEGVVPDAAVDRGITYADEVTTAEDGDTFEVGDATVEAVYTPGHTTGMTSYLIDGSLLATGDGLFVESVARPDLEEGDEGAPDAARMLYESLQERVLTLDDDVLIGGAHFSDAAEPAADGTYTAPIGDLVEEMDALTMDEDDFVELILSDMPPRPANYEDIIATNLGQNAVDDEAAFTLELGPNNCAASQDSLAGD; via the coding sequence ATGGACGCCGAAGACTTCCCGACTCCGGACGCGGACGTCGAAAGTATCGCGCCGGAGACGCTGAAGGGTCGCATCGATTCCGACGAGACCGTGACGCTGCTGGACGCACGGATGACCTCGGAGTACGAGGAGTGGCACATCGACGGCGAGAACGTCACGTCGGTGAACGTCCCGTACTTCGAGTTCCTCGACGAGGATATCGACGAGGACGTCCTCGAGTCGATTCCCGAGGACCGAGAAGTGACCGTCCTCTGTGCCAAGGGCGGCGCCAGCGAGTACGTTGCGGGCACGCTCGTCGAGCGCGGCTACGACGTGAACCACCTCGAGGACGGCATGAACGGGTGGGCCCGGGTCTACGAGGCCGTCGAGGTCACCGGCTACGACGGGAGCGGGACGCTCCTGCAGTACCAGCGGCCCTCCTCGGGCTGTCTGGGATACCTCCTGTACGACGACGGCGAGGCCGCCGTCGTCGACCCGCTCCGGGCATTCACCGACCGGTACCTCGAGGACGCCGCCGACCTCGGCGTCGACCTCGAGTACGCCCTCGACACGCACGTCCACGCGGACCACATCTCGGGCGTCCGCGCGCTCGCGGCGGCGGGCGTCGAGGGCGTCGTTCCGGACGCCGCAGTCGACCGCGGCATCACCTACGCCGACGAGGTGACGACCGCCGAAGACGGCGACACCTTCGAAGTCGGCGACGCCACCGTCGAGGCCGTCTACACCCCCGGTCACACGACCGGGATGACCTCGTATCTGATCGACGGTAGCCTGCTGGCGACCGGCGACGGGCTGTTCGTCGAGAGCGTCGCCCGTCCCGACCTCGAAGAGGGCGACGAGGGCGCACCCGACGCGGCCCGTATGCTGTACGAGTCGCTGCAGGAGCGGGTGCTGACGCTCGACGACGACGTCCTGATCGGCGGCGCTCACTTCAGCGACGCCGCCGAGCCCGCCGCCGACGGCACCTACACCGCACCCATCGGCGACCTCGTCGAGGAGATGGACGCGCTCACGATGGACGAAGACGACTTCGTCGAACTCATCCTCTCGGACATGCCGCCGCGTCCGGCCAACTACGAGGACATCATCGCGACGAACCTGGGGCAGAACGCCGTCGACGACGAGGCGGCGTTCACGCTCGAGCTGGGACCGAACAACTGCGCGGCGAGCCAGGACTCCCTGGCCGGTGACTGA
- a CDS encoding sulfurtransferase TusA family protein: MSAEYDIAETLDVKGASCPMPVVKTKSAIDDLSGGEVLEVLATDPGSMSDIDGWAAGTDGVELVDQVEGEDVYRHYVRKAE, encoded by the coding sequence ATGAGTGCAGAATACGATATCGCGGAGACGCTCGACGTGAAAGGCGCATCGTGTCCCATGCCGGTCGTGAAGACGAAGTCCGCCATCGACGACCTGAGCGGCGGCGAGGTCCTGGAGGTGCTGGCGACCGACCCCGGCAGCATGAGCGACATCGACGGCTGGGCGGCCGGCACCGACGGCGTGGAACTCGTCGACCAGGTCGAAGGCGAGGACGTCTACAGACACTACGTCCGCAAGGCCGAGTGA
- a CDS encoding DsrE/DsrF/DrsH-like family protein, with product MSTDTPETPREDAPSRAELAARVEELEASLAEATTDDDAKKMSIIATKGTLDMAYPPLILASTAAAFDYEVTVFHTFWGLDILHEERSKDLKLSSVGNPNMPVPNVVGALPGMDRMTTKMMERRIENNDTATIEELVETSLDMGVEFQACQMTIDLMDYDEDDFYDGVTTGVGAATALQDMAEADIQLLV from the coding sequence ATGAGCACGGACACACCGGAGACGCCGCGCGAGGACGCGCCCTCGCGGGCCGAACTCGCCGCGCGGGTCGAGGAGCTCGAGGCGTCCCTCGCGGAGGCGACGACCGACGACGACGCGAAGAAGATGAGCATCATCGCGACGAAGGGGACCCTCGACATGGCGTACCCGCCGCTCATCCTCGCCAGCACCGCGGCCGCCTTCGACTACGAGGTCACCGTGTTCCACACGTTCTGGGGGCTGGACATCCTCCACGAGGAGCGCTCGAAGGACCTCAAGCTCAGTTCGGTCGGCAACCCGAACATGCCGGTCCCGAACGTGGTCGGTGCGCTCCCCGGCATGGACCGGATGACGACGAAGATGATGGAACGGCGGATCGAGAACAACGACACCGCAACCATCGAGGAACTCGTCGAGACCAGCCTCGACATGGGCGTGGAGTTCCAGGCCTGCCAGATGACCATCGACCTGATGGACTACGACGAGGACGACTTCTACGACGGCGTCACCACCGGCGTGGGTGCGGCGACCGCGCTCCAGGACATGGCCGAGGCCGACATCCAGTTGCTGGTCTGA
- a CDS encoding aminotransferase class V-fold PLP-dependent enzyme encodes MDPKELRADVPALRDGVYLNFGAHGPSPRYVVEAAAEFQRTHEYDVPVADDPYEAAFRAFDRTRERVASFVGASPDEIALTESTTAGINAVANAIDWQPGDVVVRTDIEHPAGVLPWQRLRQEGVEVRVVETEGGRIDVDAFAEAVADARVACFSALTWTHGTVLSVAELVDVAHDAGALALVDAVQMPGQLSFDVTDWNADAVAAAGHKWLLGLWGGGFLYVDSDVAETLQPRTVGYRSVETPTADPYEYAAGARRFEVGSANPAPHVALREAVDVVEEVGVDGIESRVRRLATYLVDGVPAERLYSPQRPESGLVTIDVDDPEATVARLAEEDIVVRALPEPNAVRASVHAVNTRTELDRLLEALEPEW; translated from the coding sequence ATGGACCCGAAAGAGCTCCGCGCCGACGTGCCCGCACTCCGGGACGGCGTCTACCTGAACTTCGGTGCCCACGGGCCGAGTCCGCGGTACGTCGTGGAGGCGGCGGCCGAGTTCCAGCGCACACACGAGTACGACGTCCCGGTGGCGGACGACCCCTACGAGGCGGCGTTCCGGGCGTTCGACCGCACGCGGGAACGCGTCGCGTCGTTCGTCGGCGCCTCGCCCGACGAGATCGCCCTCACAGAGAGCACGACGGCGGGCATCAACGCCGTCGCCAACGCCATCGACTGGCAGCCGGGCGACGTCGTCGTCCGCACGGACATCGAACACCCGGCTGGGGTCCTCCCCTGGCAGCGCCTTCGGCAGGAGGGCGTCGAGGTTCGCGTCGTCGAGACGGAGGGCGGCCGCATCGACGTCGACGCCTTCGCCGAGGCCGTCGCCGACGCGCGGGTCGCCTGCTTCAGCGCGCTCACCTGGACTCACGGAACGGTTCTGTCCGTCGCCGAACTCGTCGACGTCGCCCACGACGCCGGGGCGCTGGCGCTGGTCGACGCCGTGCAGATGCCCGGACAGCTCTCGTTCGACGTCACCGACTGGAACGCCGACGCGGTCGCGGCGGCCGGCCACAAGTGGCTCCTGGGGCTGTGGGGCGGCGGCTTCCTCTACGTCGACAGCGACGTCGCCGAGACGCTCCAGCCGCGGACGGTCGGCTACCGGAGCGTCGAGACGCCGACGGCCGACCCCTACGAGTACGCCGCGGGCGCGCGCCGGTTCGAGGTGGGTTCGGCGAACCCGGCGCCCCACGTCGCGCTCCGGGAGGCCGTCGACGTCGTCGAGGAGGTCGGCGTCGACGGTATCGAATCGCGGGTTCGCCGGCTGGCGACGTACCTCGTCGACGGCGTCCCCGCCGAACGGCTGTACAGCCCCCAGCGGCCCGAATCGGGACTGGTCACCATCGACGTCGACGACCCCGAGGCGACCGTCGCCCGACTCGCCGAGGAGGACATCGTCGTCCGGGCGCTGCCCGAACCGAACGCGGTTCGCGCCTCCGTCCACGCGGTGAACACGCGGACCGAACTCGACCGACTGCTCGAGGCGCTCGAACCCGAGTGGTAG
- a CDS encoding M20 family metallopeptidase, with product MTTPSGDPAAYVADHRDDLVELALELLAVETANPPGETREIVSLVEEYLAPFPVEVERLAVDPAKPNLLVSYPGTGDGTFLFNGHLDTVPFDAPEWTHDPLGERVDGRLYGRGATDMKGPLAAMLFVVEAFAETGTTPPTDLGFAFVSDEEVGGDAGLRALLEANRLDADACVIGEPTCEEGRHSVTVADRGSIWLTLEARGEAAHGSRPMLGENAIDRLYDAVQQLRERFGSRRLDVGADMEPILEESVDYYEPAMGAATARRLFTTPSINLGTIEGGEAINSVPQSARAEVDIRLVAGVETPEMLAEIRDCVASCEGITVADVSWSVGTVEPVDSPLVETVAATAQDVLGRRVFRRSATGGGDAKLLRNAGIPTVEFALGTDTVHAVDEYITVDALVDNVTIYARLPGTFADETD from the coding sequence GTGACGACGCCGTCCGGGGACCCGGCCGCCTACGTCGCGGACCACCGCGACGACCTCGTCGAACTGGCCCTCGAACTGCTGGCGGTCGAGACGGCGAACCCGCCGGGAGAGACGCGCGAAATCGTCTCACTCGTCGAGGAGTACCTCGCCCCCTTCCCCGTCGAGGTCGAACGCCTGGCGGTCGACCCGGCGAAGCCGAACCTCCTCGTGAGCTATCCGGGAACGGGTGACGGGACGTTCCTGTTCAACGGCCACCTGGACACGGTCCCGTTCGACGCCCCCGAGTGGACCCACGACCCGCTCGGGGAGCGGGTCGACGGCCGGCTCTACGGCCGCGGCGCGACCGACATGAAGGGACCGCTGGCCGCGATGCTGTTCGTCGTCGAGGCGTTCGCCGAGACCGGAACCACGCCGCCGACCGACCTCGGGTTCGCGTTCGTCAGCGACGAGGAAGTCGGCGGCGACGCCGGCCTGCGGGCGCTCTTGGAGGCGAACCGCCTCGACGCCGACGCCTGCGTCATCGGCGAACCGACCTGCGAGGAGGGCCGTCACTCGGTGACCGTCGCCGACCGCGGGAGCATCTGGCTGACCCTCGAAGCCCGCGGGGAGGCCGCCCACGGGTCGCGCCCGATGCTGGGCGAGAACGCCATCGACCGCCTGTACGACGCCGTCCAGCAACTCCGCGAGCGGTTCGGCAGCCGCAGGCTGGACGTCGGCGCCGACATGGAGCCGATACTCGAGGAGTCCGTCGATTACTACGAACCGGCGATGGGCGCGGCGACGGCCCGCCGTCTCTTCACCACGCCGTCGATCAACCTGGGAACCATCGAGGGCGGCGAGGCCATCAACAGCGTCCCCCAGTCCGCGCGCGCCGAGGTCGACATCAGGCTGGTGGCCGGCGTCGAGACGCCCGAGATGCTGGCCGAGATCCGCGACTGCGTCGCCTCGTGTGAGGGCATCACCGTCGCCGACGTCTCCTGGAGCGTCGGGACCGTCGAACCGGTCGACAGCCCGCTCGTCGAGACGGTCGCCGCCACCGCCCAGGACGTGCTCGGTCGGCGGGTGTTCCGCCGGAGCGCGACCGGGGGCGGGGACGCGAAACTGCTCAGGAACGCCGGGATACCCACCGTCGAGTTCGCGCTCGGGACCGACACGGTCCACGCCGTCGACGAGTACATCACCGTCGACGCGCTCGTCGACAACGTGACGATATACGCGCGCCTGCCGGGGACGTTCGCCGACGAAACCGACTGA
- a CDS encoding universal stress protein: protein MYDSIVLPVDGSDEARHAARRGLEFARAFGATVHVLHVVERKTLRLTETAAEKSRLRERGEAAVAEIADMASDPGPVETELLEGKPAARIDEYADERGADLIVLGRQGRTGLGRRLLGGVTEGVLHRSDVPVFVVPGPDGDAGEPAGYARVLVPTDGSENAEAAAPHGAEVARQFGSTLHVLSVVDLQAAGGLFDAGGLDAAFVERLEADGQVAVDRAVSEVGKLAPDVAVRTAVERVAADADAAVGIREYVEDADIDLVVMGSHGRSNLGRQLLGSVASTVLRTVDVPVLIVKRTS, encoded by the coding sequence ATGTACGACAGTATCGTGCTTCCCGTCGACGGCAGCGACGAGGCCCGACACGCGGCGAGGCGTGGTCTCGAATTCGCCCGCGCGTTCGGTGCGACCGTCCACGTTCTCCACGTCGTCGAACGGAAGACCCTGCGACTCACGGAAACGGCGGCCGAAAAGTCACGGCTACGGGAACGGGGCGAGGCGGCCGTAGCGGAGATAGCGGACATGGCGTCGGATCCGGGCCCCGTCGAGACGGAACTGCTCGAGGGCAAACCCGCCGCCCGGATCGACGAGTACGCCGACGAGCGGGGTGCCGACCTGATAGTCCTCGGGCGGCAGGGACGGACCGGCCTCGGCAGACGGCTCCTCGGCGGCGTCACCGAGGGGGTCCTCCACCGGAGCGACGTCCCGGTGTTCGTCGTTCCGGGACCCGACGGCGACGCCGGCGAGCCCGCCGGCTACGCTCGCGTTCTCGTCCCGACGGACGGCAGCGAGAACGCCGAGGCGGCCGCCCCCCACGGCGCCGAAGTCGCACGGCAGTTCGGCTCGACGCTCCACGTCCTGAGCGTCGTGGACCTGCAGGCCGCGGGCGGCCTGTTCGACGCCGGCGGACTCGACGCGGCGTTCGTCGAACGCCTCGAGGCGGACGGACAGGTAGCGGTCGACAGGGCCGTGAGCGAGGTGGGGAAACTCGCCCCGGACGTGGCGGTGCGGACCGCCGTCGAGCGGGTAGCGGCCGACGCCGACGCGGCCGTCGGCATCCGCGAGTACGTCGAGGACGCCGACATCGACCTCGTCGTGATGGGCTCGCACGGCCGGTCGAACCTCGGGCGCCAGCTCCTCGGCAGCGTCGCCTCGACCGTCCTTCGAACGGTCGACGTGCCCGTCCTGATCGTGAAGCGAACGTCATGA
- a CDS encoding universal stress protein: protein MYDRILVATDGSPTARRATAQAVELARQTGAALHAVYVVETRTGYDNAIVDPEVVRRNLEADGREALAAVETEAGSDLAVTAAIREGVPHEELLAYADEHGVDLVVVGAKGRSAFKTRLLGSVTEALLHSGSVPVLVVDGADGEA from the coding sequence ATGTACGACCGTATTCTCGTTGCGACCGACGGGAGTCCCACCGCGAGACGGGCGACGGCGCAGGCGGTCGAGTTGGCCCGACAGACCGGGGCGGCCCTGCACGCGGTGTACGTCGTCGAGACGCGAACCGGCTACGACAACGCCATCGTCGACCCCGAGGTCGTCCGCCGGAACCTCGAAGCCGACGGGCGGGAGGCACTCGCCGCCGTCGAGACCGAGGCCGGGTCGGACCTCGCGGTGACCGCCGCGATTCGGGAGGGCGTCCCCCACGAGGAACTGCTCGCCTACGCCGACGAGCACGGCGTCGACCTCGTCGTTGTCGGCGCGAAGGGCCGCTCGGCGTTCAAGACGCGCCTGCTCGGGAGCGTGACCGAGGCGCTGTTGCACTCGGGGAGCGTGCCCGTACTGGTCGTCGACGGCGCCGACGGGGAGGCGTAG